The genomic region GAAACAATTGCACAACGTTGATCCAATTCACGATTTTCATcaccaataaaatacatttgcaaaAATTGATGATCAGCGTCGGGGTATGGCAATAACGAACCAGCTTGATGATAAATCTGGCCCTGAATCTGTAACATGTATACAATTTTAGGTAAATcttatatcagtttttttttaaatatactttatgcTTCAGATTGATACAAACATGGAATAATCCTGTTGAAGTATTTACCTTAAACGTCGGCATAAAATTATctctaataattttagttgcaccaaaagaagtcatttgaaatgccGAATTGTATTGTTGAATATGACTCAGAAAGTGCTTCGACGCTTGCGATgtcccaaaaataaatgaatacaatggTTCGGGTGGAGTTTCTAATGCTGGCAATCTCACTTTGCCATTAGCACAACACATGCCGGGTGTTTCACCTCGAAAGTTAGCCGCATCACAATGTGGACATATTGCGTCCATCATTCCAATGTATCCATACATACTATAATCAATCtgactgttgtaattaaaagcagCACGCATCATTTCAGCCAAAACAGCACGACGTATTCGTGATGGCCGTGCAAGATTCAGTACAGGTACTGGGTTAACAAATCTATTGCGTGCATTACGTTCACGCTGCGATGCATTAGCTTGTGCGCGTTCATCTGCAGTCTGTGATCGTCTTAGTAATGCCACATCATTTGCATTACGCGTTCGCCGACCTATATTTGCTCGTCTGGCTGGTGGCATTTTTCCCGTATGCACATATGTTTTcgcttaaaaatcgaaaaaaaaaattagaacaaaaaaaaaaacaaattcccaaGAAGCTGTCGCATATGATGCCATGTGAAATCATATACGGCAACTtagaaaagtatacataaattca from Trichoplusia ni isolate ovarian cell line Hi5 chromosome 12, tn1, whole genome shotgun sequence harbors:
- the LOC113499572 gene encoding uncharacterized protein LOC113499572, whose translation is MPPARRANIGRRTRNANDVALLRRSQTADERAQANASQRERNARNRFVNPVPVLNLARPSRIRRAVLAEMMRAAFNYNSQIDYSMYGYIGMMDAICPHCDAANFRGETPGMCCANGKVRLPALETPPEPLYSFIFGTSQASKHFLSHIQQYNSAFQMTSFGATKIIRDNFMPTFKIQGQIYHQAGSLLPYPDADHQFLQISIVYSESMALAL